The stretch of DNA CCCGAGGAATTCCGCAAGCCCATCGGCAACCGCATTTTCGGTTGCGATGACTGCCTCGCCATATGCCCATGGAACAAGTTCGCGAGGAACGCGGCCGACGCGAAGCTGAAGGCGAGACCCCAACTTGCGCGCCCGCGCCTTGCCGAGCTTGCAGGCCTCGATGATGCCGGCTTCCGCGCCATGTTCGCCGGCACCCCGGTCCGGCGCGCCGGACGGGACCGCTTCATCCGCAACGTGCTGATCGCGATCGGCAATTCCGGCGATTCGGCGCTGGTTCCCACAGTGCGGGAACGTCTGAATGATCCATCGCCACTGGTCCGCGCCATGGCTATATGGGCGCTCCGTCAACTGCTTCCGAAGAACGAATTCGCCGCCCTGGCGCGCGCGGCACCCGCGGAAGCTGATCCCGATGTTGCCGTCGAGTGGAGCTGGTCCTGATGAATCATCTATTGTTTTTGGGAATGGGTTATTGCGGGCGCGCCCTGGCCGAGCGCCTGAAGGCACGTGGCTGGAGCATCACCGGCACGACGCGCAATCCGGAGAAGGCGAAGGACCTCGAGGCTGAAGGCATACGCAGCGTGCTCTTCAACGGCGGGGAGCCGATGGCTGATATCGACAATGTGCTGGCGGGCGTCACGCACGTCATTGCCTCCATTCCCCCCGACGATGACGGCGACCTCTTCCTCAGGGCGCATAATCATGACCTCGCCCGCCATGCCGGTCACATTCAATGGGCCGGCTACCTTTCGACCACGGGTGTCTATGGCGACAGCGATGGTGAATGGGTGGGCGAGGATGCGCCGACCGCTCCGACCACGCGTGCCGGGACGCGCCGCCTTCTGGCCGAGCAGCAATGGCAGGCTTTGGCAGCGCAAAGCGGGCTGCCCCTCCACATCTTCCGCATCGCGGGCATATACGGACCGGGCACCCGCAACCAGATCGATCAGGTGAAGCAGGGGACCGCCAAGCGGATCCTCAAGGCGAATCACTATGTGGGACGTGTGCACCGCGACGACATTGTCGGGATCCTCGAGGCCTCCATCGCCATGCCCAATCCAGGCCGGATCTATAATGTCGTCGACCACGAGCCATCCGCGCCCGAAGAGGTGATTGCGTTCACCGCGCAGCTTTTGGGTATCGAGCCCCCGCCCGCCATTCCCTTCGAAGAGGCTGATCCGTCAGGTGTTGCGCGCAACTTCTTCTCGGGCAGTAAGCGCGTATCCAATGCCCGGGTTCGCGAAGAGCTTGGCTACAGCTTCCTCTATCCGACCTACAGAGAAGGAATGCGGTCCATCATTTCTGAGGCTGGATAATTCTGTCAGCTCTCTCGCAGAGCGCCGCGCTCGTCTCCACCAGCAGGTTGAGCGAGCGGGCGTCCGACAAGCGGTGGTCTCCGCCCTTGACGAGGGTGAAGGCGACGTCCTCGCCCTCGATCGTCCTGTAGGCTTCCAGCCCGTGCAACCAGGGCACGTCAGGATCCTGCTCTCCATGAATAATCCGTACGGGAACCGACGCGTGATAGGGCGCGTTCATCAGCCGATGATAATCGCCATCTTCGATTAGCTTGCGCGTTATGGGGTAAGGTCCGTCGCCATAGATCGAAGTCCTGTGCACGACGCCCTCGCTCATGAGCTGCTCCCGTTCCTGCTCGCTCATGGCTTGCGTAATCAGGGCGGCGGTCATATCTATGGCTGGTGCGATCAGCACCAATCCGTGGACGCGCCGTGCTTCGTTAGGAAATTCCGCCTTCAGTCTTCGCGCCAGCAGCAGAGCCAGCCATCCGCCCATGCTCGAGCCGAGGACAACTCGTGGCCCAGGTGCCTCCTCGCGGAACATCAGCACGGCTTCGTCGAGCCACGTCGAGATGGTTCCTTCGGTGAACACTCCGCCCGATGCGCCATGCCCGGAATAATCAAAACGGACCAGGTTGCGCTCCTGCGCGACCGCCCATTGCGCGAGCGTGCTTGCCTTTTCGCCGGTCATGACGGATTTGAAGCCGTTGAGCCAGAACAAACCGCAGCGGTCGGGCCGAAGAGGGCCTTCGCGAACATAGGCCAAGCGGGTAGAATGGGACTGGCGATAGGCGATGGGTGTAACCATGCTAAGCCCTGTGAAAGCTTTTGGTGGTTCAAGATGAAGCCTGTGCTTGACTTGCTGCCTTGAGTTCCAGATTGATATGTGCCTCGATCGGCAAAGATTTCAGCCTAGCGATTTCGATCGTAATGGCTGACAGGTAGTCCTCCGATTAACAGCAGAAGGAGATAGCAACATAGCCCGCAGACCGTTTAGAGCGCCGCCGACCCGTGATGATGGTCCACGCGCCAATGACCGAATCCAGGCCCGCGAAGTATTGGTTATCGACCAAGAAGGGGAGAAACGCGGCATTATGCGGACAGAGGACGCGATCGAACTCGCCATGGAGGCTGGTCTCGATCTCGTGGAGGTCTCGCCGACCGCTCAGCCGCCCGTCTGCAAGATCCTGGATTACGGCAAGCTCAAGTACCAGACCCAGAAGCGCACCAACGAAGCCCGCAAGAAGCAGAAGACCATCGAGATCAAGGAGATCAAGATGCGTCCGAACATCGACACGCATGACTATGACGTGAAGATGCGCTCCATGCAGCGGTTCTTCGAGGAGGGCGACAAGGTTAAGGTGACCTTGCGTTTCCGCGGCCGCGAGATGGCGCATCAGGATCTCGGTATGAAGCTGCTGGAGCGAGTGCGCGATGACATCATGGATCGAGCCAAGGTCGAGCTCGAGCCGCGACTGGAAGGTCGCCAGATGATAATGGTCCTGGCCCCTCGCTAATTCGTCTTGGCCTCTCCCGCCCGGGGGAGGCCACCGATAAGCTATTTGCCTCTCGGCCGAAAGCGCAGCGACCGAAACTGAATTTGCGCGAGCGCGGCCCCGCAGATCACCAGCACGCCACCTACAGCCTGCATGGGTGATACCGTTTGCCCGAGCAGCAACGCGAACACCATCGTGTAGAACGGGATGAGATTGTTGTGCATGGCGGCCACTGTGACGCCAAGCAGCCGGCACGCGGCCATCCAGAACACCGATGAGAGCCCGATGGCGATACAGCCAAGCCAGGCGAGCAGCGCAAGCGTCTTGGGATCAAAGGAATAGGCGAGATCAACCAGCCCCGACAGACCAGCGATCACCGCGATCGGCGCGGTCACGACGGCGGAAGCAGCGGCTGTGACGGCCGCCCGTGAAAGATCCGAGAGCGTGGCCAGTCGGTCGACCGAGATCCGTGTGAACAGCACGAACAGCACTGTCGAGGCAAACACGAGCAATTCGCCCAAGCCGATCGCCGCAATGGCCGCCGGCCTATCCTCGCCCATCATGCTGATGACCCCTCCGGCGATCGCGAGCACGACACCTGCAACGAGCGCGAGGCTCAAGCGCTCGCGCCCGGTTACCGTCCCCACCACCGCAGATATGGCAGGCATGGACGCGACGATGATCGCCACATTGACGGGGTCGGCATAGGCTTGCCCCCAGACGAGCATCTGCCCCGACAGCCCCATGGCGCCGCCAGCGAGCATGATGTCCTTGCTGAGGCGGATATTGAGGCGTGGCAGCCCTTCCCAGGCCGCCACGATGATCAGGAGCACGACCCCGGCGAATGCCATGCGGCTTGGCATGACGAGGAGCGGATGCCAGGATTTCAGGATCTCGGCTGCGGCCGGCAAACCGGTTGCCCAGACAAGCATCGACAAGACACCGGCAAGATTGCCGAATACGCGGGGTGACACGGGGCAGGCTTTCCCTGGGGCAGCGGTGCCGCCACAATGGCAAGCCCCGACTCGCGCAGACATCGCAGGCTCATCTTTCCCCACGGCATCAAGCCTGCAAGCGTATTCTGCGCAATGCATGCATTCCGAAACTTGCATCCGGCGCGCGCAGACCCTATAAGCAGCACGCATCGAGCTGGCCGGCCTTGGCAAGGGCATGCCGTGCCGGCTCTGAAGGCTTCAATGGAAGCGGCGTCTCGCATCTGCCTCTCCGGGGGCGGCGGAGGCGCCTATTTTGCTGAATGAAAGGAAGCAAAATGCCCAAGCTGAAGAACAAGTCCGCGGTGAAGAAGCGCTTCAGCTTCACCGGCACGGGCAAGGTGCGGGCCAATCAGTCCGGCAAGCGCCATGGCATGATCAAGCGCACCAACCGTCAGATCCGCGACCAGCGCGGCACCACCATCCTCAACGAGAGCGATGCGGGGATCGTACGGCAGTTCCTGCCTTACGGACGC from Rhodoligotrophos sp. CJ14 encodes:
- a CDS encoding SDR family oxidoreductase, with product MNHLLFLGMGYCGRALAERLKARGWSITGTTRNPEKAKDLEAEGIRSVLFNGGEPMADIDNVLAGVTHVIASIPPDDDGDLFLRAHNHDLARHAGHIQWAGYLSTTGVYGDSDGEWVGEDAPTAPTTRAGTRRLLAEQQWQALAAQSGLPLHIFRIAGIYGPGTRNQIDQVKQGTAKRILKANHYVGRVHRDDIVGILEASIAMPNPGRIYNVVDHEPSAPEEVIAFTAQLLGIEPPPAIPFEEADPSGVARNFFSGSKRVSNARVREELGYSFLYPTYREGMRSIISEAG
- a CDS encoding alpha/beta hydrolase: MVTPIAYRQSHSTRLAYVREGPLRPDRCGLFWLNGFKSVMTGEKASTLAQWAVAQERNLVRFDYSGHGASGGVFTEGTISTWLDEAVLMFREEAPGPRVVLGSSMGGWLALLLARRLKAEFPNEARRVHGLVLIAPAIDMTAALITQAMSEQEREQLMSEGVVHRTSIYGDGPYPITRKLIEDGDYHRLMNAPYHASVPVRIIHGEQDPDVPWLHGLEAYRTIEGEDVAFTLVKGGDHRLSDARSLNLLVETSAALCERADRIIQPQK
- the infC gene encoding translation initiation factor IF-3 is translated as MARRPFRAPPTRDDGPRANDRIQAREVLVIDQEGEKRGIMRTEDAIELAMEAGLDLVEVSPTAQPPVCKILDYGKLKYQTQKRTNEARKKQKTIEIKEIKMRPNIDTHDYDVKMRSMQRFFEEGDKVKVTLRFRGREMAHQDLGMKLLERVRDDIMDRAKVELEPRLEGRQMIMVLAPR
- a CDS encoding DMT family transporter — protein: MSPRVFGNLAGVLSMLVWATGLPAAAEILKSWHPLLVMPSRMAFAGVVLLIIVAAWEGLPRLNIRLSKDIMLAGGAMGLSGQMLVWGQAYADPVNVAIIVASMPAISAVVGTVTGRERLSLALVAGVVLAIAGGVISMMGEDRPAAIAAIGLGELLVFASTVLFVLFTRISVDRLATLSDLSRAAVTAAASAVVTAPIAVIAGLSGLVDLAYSFDPKTLALLAWLGCIAIGLSSVFWMAACRLLGVTVAAMHNNLIPFYTMVFALLLGQTVSPMQAVGGVLVICGAALAQIQFRSLRFRPRGK
- the rpmI gene encoding 50S ribosomal protein L35, which gives rise to MPKLKNKSAVKKRFSFTGTGKVRANQSGKRHGMIKRTNRQIRDQRGTTILNESDAGIVRQFLPYGR